From Sander lucioperca isolate FBNREF2018 chromosome 14, SLUC_FBN_1.2, whole genome shotgun sequence, the proteins below share one genomic window:
- the slc31a2 gene encoding probable low affinity copper uptake protein 2, whose protein sequence is MMSMTFGVSSSVTLLFDFWDVHGPAGMVLSVIVVFLLTVFYEVLKVWRVWLGLSSKLAQSESPYAAPPSVRSDSISALESSPSESSLTPMQAPPPTPNTRHSWLLHSIQTVLHMLQVSLGYMLMLCVMSYNTWIFLGVIVGSVLGYFISFPLLSKI, encoded by the exons ATGATGTCC ATGACTTTCGGGGTGTCGAGCAGCGTGACGCTGCTGTTTGACTTCTGGGATGTGCACGGGCCGGCAG GGATGGTGCTGTCGGTGATTGTGGTCTTTCTGCTGACCGTCTTCTACGAGGTGCTCAAAGTGTGGAGGGTGTGGCTGGGGCTCAGCTCTAAGCTGGCCCAGTCTGAGTCTCCGTACGCCGCACCCCCATCCGTCCGCAGCGACAGCATCTCCGCCCTGGAGAGCAGCCCCTCCGAGTCCTCGCTGACCCCCATGCAGGCACCCCCTCCCACTCCGAACACCAGACACAG CTGGTTGCTGCACAGTATCCAGACAGTCCTCCACATGCTGCAGGTGTCTCTGGGCTACATGCTGATGCTGTGCGTCATGTCCTACAACACCTGGATCTTCCTCGGGGTCATTGTTGGCTCTGTCCTCGGTTATTTCATCTCATTTCCTCTCCTGAGTAAGATCTGA